The proteins below come from a single Sorghum bicolor cultivar BTx623 chromosome 4, Sorghum_bicolor_NCBIv3, whole genome shotgun sequence genomic window:
- the LOC8069974 gene encoding uncharacterized protein LOC8069974, translated as MANHHQRISPSPRNPPLSASSLPATPSVQGLDVHQSRGSQEIHEEPGTSKNRAKWNHQRRLYLIELLKIHDVPRFRTHNAWSKDAWTSIVAQFNQKFSLLFSIAQVKQKEQDMKKEFRTIKDLVAESGFGWDSDRMMVTAPPDVWAAMETRKNKDALFWRDKSFPYYDDLFALYDGRYAEGRSCRGMDHYTNKAISPSQVSPDVQPQSPSIPAPGSFSFDIEEERNDTNWFGNDAFTPLGTFMPQDRPDGPSSINLAPHVPEQFEETLRHSTRPSNSTPEAVDGKRNKRQKTKHTIATEDFHEKYLRLKKEEIERFVAIEEKKLDDPFSIKKCITVLEGLSELQTGDMLKAADIFKDNPSNREVFLSFGCDAFRVGWLLRQI; from the exons ATGGCAAACCACCATCAGCGAATCAGCCCATCCCCACGAAATCCCCCTCTCTCCGCTTCGTCTCTCCCTGCAACTCCATCGGTGCAGGGGCTTGATGTCCACCAATCTAGGGGAAGTCAAGAAATCCACGAAGAACCAG GCACCTCAAAGAATAGAGCTAAGTGGAATCACCAGAGGAGGCTATATCTTATTGAACTCTTAAAAATCCATGATGTGCCTAGATTCCGGACACACAATGCATGGAGTAAGGATGCTTGGACTAGTATTGTGGCTCAGTTCAATCAGAAATTTTCTTTGTTGTTCTCTATTGCACAAGTGAAACAAAAGGAGCAGGATATGAAAAAAGAATTTCGTACTATAAAAGATTTGGTGGCAGAAagtggttttggctgggattcTGATAGAATGATGGTGACAGCACCACCAGATGTTTGGGCAGCAATGGAGACACGCAAGAATAAGGATGCTCTGTTTTGGCGAGACAAGTCATTTCCATACTATGATGATCTGTTTGCTTTATATGATG GGCGTTATGCTGAGGGAAGAAGCTGTCGCGGTATGGATCATTATACCAATAAGGCAATATCGCCTTCACAAGTCTCTCCTGATGTGCAACCGCAGTCACCTAGTATACCTGCTCCTGGTTCTTTCAGTTTTGATATTGAAGAGGAGAGGAATGATACTAATTGGTTTGGTAATGATGCATTTACTCCATTGGGAACTTTCATGCCTCAAGACAGACCAGATGGACCATCTTCCATAAATCTAGCACCACATGTTCCTGAACAATTTGAAGAAACTCTTCGTCACAGTACCCGACCATCTAATTCAACTCCAGAGGCAGTTGATGGTAAGCGTAACAAAAGGCAAAAGACCAAGCACACTATTGCAACTGAAGATTTTCATGAGAAGTACTTGAGGCTGAAAAAAGAAGAGATTGAACGATTCGTTGCCATAGAAGAGAAGAAGCTAGATGATCCTTTCAGTATCAAGAAATGCATCACTGTACTTGAGGGGCTTAGTGAGCTACAAACTGGAGATATGCTAAAAGCAGCAGACATCTTCAAAGACAATCCGTCAAACAGGGAAGTTTTTCTCTCATTTGGTTGTGATGCATTTCGAGTAGGATGGTTGCTTAGACAAATTTAG
- the LOC110434685 gene encoding uncharacterized protein LOC110434685 produces the protein MPPILQQPAWAPPAQASSSSSPKLGSFRGVCFQVPSPTPTSDQLLAAAAGQQGRAHAVATRAPPLMQRAPCPCPCPAVGGLFLGSTSCRPPPVAAGRLIFEGSGSGSGSGSAAAARTRSSHDDSTAPMTIIYAGSVRAYGGVTLEQAEKILAMVAKEARAAGILAEPHQLELVAAPTPTATGDDDAALMTMHYWRLAHHHVNDRPRSVVQQRRRRRCCIIITLAETTTEIRNGSSLLHK, from the exons atgccgCCGATATTGCAGCAGCCCGCGTGGGCGCCACCAGCTcaggcgtcgtcgtcgtcgtccccgaAG CTCGGTTCTTTCAGGGGGGTCTGCTTTCAGGTTCCGTCGCCGACGCCTACCAGTGATCAGctgctggccgccgccgccggccagcAGGGCAGGGCGCACGCCGTGGCCACGCGTGCGCCGCCGCTGATGCAACGTGCTCCCTGCCCCTGCCCTTGCCCCGCCGTAGGCGGATTGTTTCTTGGCAGCACCAGCTGCAGGCCGCCGCCGGTTGCCGCAGGACGACTCATCTTTGagggctccggctccggctccggctccggctccgcggCAGCAGCACGGACACGGAGCAGTCATGACGATTCCACCGCGCCAATGACGATAATCTACGCGGGCTCTGTGCGTGCATACGGCGGTGTTACCTTGGAACAG GCCGAGAAGATCCTGGCTATGGTAGCAAAGGAGGCTCGTGCTGCAGGAATCCTGGCAGAGCCGCATCAGTTAGAACTAGTTGCTGCACCCACACCCACagccacaggtgatgatgatgCGGCGCTGATGACAATGCATTACTGGAGATTGGCTCATCATCATGTCAACGATA GGCCGAGATCAGTAGTGcagcagcgacgacgacgacgatgctgCATCATCATCACCCTCGCAGAGACGACGACAGAGATCAGGAATGGTTCTTCCCTGCTGCACAAATAA